A DNA window from Gorilla gorilla gorilla isolate KB3781 chromosome 6, NHGRI_mGorGor1-v2.1_pri, whole genome shotgun sequence contains the following coding sequences:
- the BRAT1 gene encoding BRCA1-associated ATM activator 1 isoform X1, with protein sequence MDPECAQLLPALCAVLVDPRQPVADDTCLEKLLDWFNTVTEGESSVVLLQEHPCLVELLSHVLKVEDLGPGVLSFSLRLAGTFAAQENCFQYLQQGELLPGLFGEAGPLGRAAWAVPTVRSGWIQGLRSLAQHPSALRFLADHGAVDTIFSLQGDSSLFVASAASQLLVHVLALSMRGGAEGQLCLPGGDWPACAQKIMDHVEESLCSAATAKVTQALNVLTTTFGRCQSPWTEALWVRLSPRVACLLERDPIPAAHSFVDLLLCVARSPVFSSSDGGLWETVARALSCLGPTHMGPLALGILKLEHCPQALRTQAFQVLLQPLACVLKATVQAPGPPGLLDGTADDATTVDTLLASKSSCAGLLCRTLAHLEELQPLPQRPSPWPQACLLGATVTVLRLCDGSAAPASSVGGHLCGTLAGCVRVQRAALDFLGTLSQGTGPQELVTQALAVLLECLESPGSSPTASADGAFTQGHRAAAQRASRRSPPYLLQVLKKAFQATLRWLLSSPKTPGCSDLSPLIPQFLRELFPVLQKRLCHPCWEVRDSALEFLTQLSSHWGGQADFRCALLASEVPELALQLLQDPESYVRASAVTAMGQLSSQGLHAPTSPEHAEARQSLFLELLHILSVDSEGFPRRAVMQVFTEWLRDGHADAAQDTEQFVATVLQAASRDLDWEVRAQGLELALVFLGQTLGPPRTHCPYAVALPEVAPAQPLTEALRALCHVGLFDFAFCALFDCDRPVAQKSCDLLLFLRDKIASYSSLREAGGGPNTASAEATLPRWRAGEQAQPPGDQEPEAVLAMLRSLDLEGLRSTLAESSDHVEKSPQSLLQDMLATGGFLQGDEADCY encoded by the exons AGTCCAGTGTCGTGCTGCTGCAGGAGCACCCCTGCCTGGTGGAGCTGCTGTCCCATGTGCTGAAAGTCGAGGACCTGGGTCCCGGGGTCCTCTCCTTCTCACTCCGCCTGGCAGGAACCTTCGCAGCCCAGGAAAACTGCTTCCAGTATCTTCAG CAGGGGGAGTTACTACCAGGGCTCTTTGGGGAGGCAGGACCCCTCGGCCGAGCAGCCTGGGCCGTCCCCACCGTGCGCAGCGGCTGGATCCAGGGCCTGCGCTCCCTGGCACAGCACCCCAGCGCCCTGCGCTTCCTGGCCGACCACG GTGCGGTCGACACCATCTTCTCCCTGCAGGGAGACTCCAGCCTGTTTGTGGCCTCGGCGGCCAGTCAGCTCCTGGTGCACGTCCTGGCTTTGTCCATGCGAGGTGGAGCCGAGGGGCAGCTCTGCCTGCCGGGGGGTGACTGGCCCGCGTGTGCCCAGAAGATCATGGATCACGTTGAAGAGTCCTTGTGCTCCGCGGCCACCGCCAAGGTCACTCAGGCCCTGAACGTCCTGACCACGACCTTCGGGCGCTGCCAGAGCCCCTGGACGGAAGCCCTGTGGGTGCGGCTGAGTCCCCGCGTGGCCTGTCTGCTGGAGAGAGACCCCATCCCCGCCGCACACTCGTTCGTGGACCTGCTTCTCTGTGTGGCTCG TTCTCCCGTGTTCAGTTCTTCCGACGGCGGCCTGTGGGAGACAGTGGCGCGGGCTCTGAGCTGCCTGGGTCCCACCCACATGGGACCCCTGGCTTTGGGGATCCTGAAGCTCGAGCACTG TCCACAGGCACTGAGGACCCAGGCCTTCCAGGTCCTTCTCCAGCCCCTGGCCTGTGTCCTGAAGGCCACAGTTCAGGCCCCCGGACCCCCAG GCTTGCTGGACGGGACGGCAGACGATGCCACGACGGTGGACACACTCCTGGCCTCCAAGTCGTCCTGCGCGGGCCTCCTGTGCCGCACCCTGGCTCACCTGGAGGAGCTGCAGCCGCTG CCCCAGCGCCCTTCACCGTGGCCCCAGGCGTGCCTACTGGGGGCTACAGTGACTGTCCTGCGGCTCTGTGACGGCTCGGCTGCCCCTGCCTCCAGTGTGGGGGGCCACCTCTGTGGGACCCTGGCGGGCTGCGTCCGGGTCCAGCGAGCAGCCCTCGACTTCCTGGGGACGCTGTCACAGGGGACAG GCCCCCAGGAGCTGGTGACGCAGGCGCTTGCTGTCCTCCTGGAGTGCCTCGAGAGCCCCGGCTCCAGCCCCACG GCCTCTGCGGATGGGGCCTTCACACAGGGCCACAGAGCTGCTGCTCAGAGAGCTTCACGACGCAG CCCACCCTATCTGCTCCAGGTTCTGAAGAAGGCCTTCCAGGCCACGCTCAGGTGGCTCCTGAGCTCACCCAAGACCCCCGGCTGCTCTGATCTCAGCCCCCTCATCCCGCAGTTCCTCAGAG AGCTGTTCCCTGTGCTGCAGAAACGCCTGTgccacccctgctgggaggtgagggACTCTGCCCTCGAGTTCCTGACCCAGCTGAGCAGCCACTGGGGAG GACAGGCCGACTTCAGATGCGCACTCTTGGCTTCAGAGGTGCCTGAGCTGGCCCTGCAGCTCCTCCAGGACCCTGAGAGTTATGTCCGAGCGAGCGCAGTGACCGCCATGGGGCAGCTGTCCAGCCAGGGCCTGCACGCCCCCACCAGCCCTGAGCATGCAGAGGCCCGGCAG AGCCTGTTCCTGGAGCTCCTGCACATCCTCTCCGTAGACTCGGAGGGCTTCCCACGGCGGGCGGTCATGCAAGTCTTCACTGAGTGGCTGCGGGACGGCCACGCCGACGCCGCCCAGGACACGGAGCAGTTCGTGGCCACTGTGCTGCAGGCGGCGAGCCGGGACCTGGACTGGGAGGTCCGTGCCCAGGGCCTGGAGCTGGCCCTCGTGTTCCTGGGCCAGACTTTGGGGCCGCCGCGTACCCACTGCCCCTATGCCGTGGCCCTACCCGAGGTGGCCCCAGCCCAGCCACTCACCGAGGCACTGAGGGCTCTCTGCCACGTGGGGCTCTTTGACTTCGCCTTTTGTGCCTTGTTTGACTGCGACCGCCCTGTGGCGCAGAAGTCTTGTGACCTCCTTCTCTTCCTGAGGGACAAGATTGCTTCCTACAGCAGCCTGCGGGAGGCCGGGGGCGGCCCCAACACCGCCTCCGCAGAGGCCACCCTGCCGAGGTGGCGGGCGGGTGAGCAGGCCCAGCCCCCAGGGGACCAGGAGCCTGAGGCTGTGCTGGCCATGCTCAGGTCCCTAGACCTGGAGGGCCTGCGGAGCACGCTGGCCGAGAGCAGCGACCACGTGGAGAAGAGTCCCCAGTCCCTCCTGCAGGACATGCTGGCCACGGGAGGCTTCCTGCAGGGGGACGAGGCCGACTGCTACTGA
- the BRAT1 gene encoding BRCA1-associated ATM activator 1 isoform X4, with translation MDPECAQLLPALCAVLVDPRQPVADDTCLEKLLDWFNTVTEGESSVVLLQEHPCLVELLSHVLKVEDLGPGVLSFSLRLAGTFAAQENCFQYLQGELLPGLFGEAGPLGRAAWAVPTVRSGWIQGLRSLAQHPSALRFLADHGAVDTIFSLQGDSSLFVASAASQLLVHVLALSMRGGAEGQLCLPGGDWPACAQKIMDHVEESLCSAATAKVTQALNVLTTTFGRCQSPWTEALWVRLSPRVACLLERDPIPAAHSFVDLLLCVARSPVFSSSDGGLWETVARALSCLGPTHMGPLALGILKLEHCPQALRTQAFQVLLQPLACVLKATVQAPGPPGLLDGTADDATTVDTLLASKSSCAGLLCRTLAHLEELQPLPQRPSPWPQACLLGATVTVLRLCDGSAAPASSVGGHLCGTLAGCVRVQRAALDFLGTLSQGTGPQELVTQALAVLLECLESPGSSPTVLKKAFQATLRWLLSSPKTPGCSDLSPLIPQFLRELFPVLQKRLCHPCWEVRDSALEFLTQLSSHWGGQADFRCALLASEVPELALQLLQDPESYVRASAVTAMGQLSSQGLHAPTSPEHAEARQSLFLELLHILSVDSEGFPRRAVMQVFTEWLRDGHADAAQDTEQFVATVLQAASRDLDWEVRAQGLELALVFLGQTLGPPRTHCPYAVALPEVAPAQPLTEALRALCHVGLFDFAFCALFDCDRPVAQKSCDLLLFLRDKIASYSSLREAGGGPNTASAEATLPRWRAGEQAQPPGDQEPEAVLAMLRSLDLEGLRSTLAESSDHVEKSPQSLLQDMLATGGFLQGDEADCY, from the exons AGTCCAGTGTCGTGCTGCTGCAGGAGCACCCCTGCCTGGTGGAGCTGCTGTCCCATGTGCTGAAAGTCGAGGACCTGGGTCCCGGGGTCCTCTCCTTCTCACTCCGCCTGGCAGGAACCTTCGCAGCCCAGGAAAACTGCTTCCAGTATCTTCAG GGGGAGTTACTACCAGGGCTCTTTGGGGAGGCAGGACCCCTCGGCCGAGCAGCCTGGGCCGTCCCCACCGTGCGCAGCGGCTGGATCCAGGGCCTGCGCTCCCTGGCACAGCACCCCAGCGCCCTGCGCTTCCTGGCCGACCACG GTGCGGTCGACACCATCTTCTCCCTGCAGGGAGACTCCAGCCTGTTTGTGGCCTCGGCGGCCAGTCAGCTCCTGGTGCACGTCCTGGCTTTGTCCATGCGAGGTGGAGCCGAGGGGCAGCTCTGCCTGCCGGGGGGTGACTGGCCCGCGTGTGCCCAGAAGATCATGGATCACGTTGAAGAGTCCTTGTGCTCCGCGGCCACCGCCAAGGTCACTCAGGCCCTGAACGTCCTGACCACGACCTTCGGGCGCTGCCAGAGCCCCTGGACGGAAGCCCTGTGGGTGCGGCTGAGTCCCCGCGTGGCCTGTCTGCTGGAGAGAGACCCCATCCCCGCCGCACACTCGTTCGTGGACCTGCTTCTCTGTGTGGCTCG TTCTCCCGTGTTCAGTTCTTCCGACGGCGGCCTGTGGGAGACAGTGGCGCGGGCTCTGAGCTGCCTGGGTCCCACCCACATGGGACCCCTGGCTTTGGGGATCCTGAAGCTCGAGCACTG TCCACAGGCACTGAGGACCCAGGCCTTCCAGGTCCTTCTCCAGCCCCTGGCCTGTGTCCTGAAGGCCACAGTTCAGGCCCCCGGACCCCCAG GCTTGCTGGACGGGACGGCAGACGATGCCACGACGGTGGACACACTCCTGGCCTCCAAGTCGTCCTGCGCGGGCCTCCTGTGCCGCACCCTGGCTCACCTGGAGGAGCTGCAGCCGCTG CCCCAGCGCCCTTCACCGTGGCCCCAGGCGTGCCTACTGGGGGCTACAGTGACTGTCCTGCGGCTCTGTGACGGCTCGGCTGCCCCTGCCTCCAGTGTGGGGGGCCACCTCTGTGGGACCCTGGCGGGCTGCGTCCGGGTCCAGCGAGCAGCCCTCGACTTCCTGGGGACGCTGTCACAGGGGACAG GCCCCCAGGAGCTGGTGACGCAGGCGCTTGCTGTCCTCCTGGAGTGCCTCGAGAGCCCCGGCTCCAGCCCCACG GTTCTGAAGAAGGCCTTCCAGGCCACGCTCAGGTGGCTCCTGAGCTCACCCAAGACCCCCGGCTGCTCTGATCTCAGCCCCCTCATCCCGCAGTTCCTCAGAG AGCTGTTCCCTGTGCTGCAGAAACGCCTGTgccacccctgctgggaggtgagggACTCTGCCCTCGAGTTCCTGACCCAGCTGAGCAGCCACTGGGGAG GACAGGCCGACTTCAGATGCGCACTCTTGGCTTCAGAGGTGCCTGAGCTGGCCCTGCAGCTCCTCCAGGACCCTGAGAGTTATGTCCGAGCGAGCGCAGTGACCGCCATGGGGCAGCTGTCCAGCCAGGGCCTGCACGCCCCCACCAGCCCTGAGCATGCAGAGGCCCGGCAG AGCCTGTTCCTGGAGCTCCTGCACATCCTCTCCGTAGACTCGGAGGGCTTCCCACGGCGGGCGGTCATGCAAGTCTTCACTGAGTGGCTGCGGGACGGCCACGCCGACGCCGCCCAGGACACGGAGCAGTTCGTGGCCACTGTGCTGCAGGCGGCGAGCCGGGACCTGGACTGGGAGGTCCGTGCCCAGGGCCTGGAGCTGGCCCTCGTGTTCCTGGGCCAGACTTTGGGGCCGCCGCGTACCCACTGCCCCTATGCCGTGGCCCTACCCGAGGTGGCCCCAGCCCAGCCACTCACCGAGGCACTGAGGGCTCTCTGCCACGTGGGGCTCTTTGACTTCGCCTTTTGTGCCTTGTTTGACTGCGACCGCCCTGTGGCGCAGAAGTCTTGTGACCTCCTTCTCTTCCTGAGGGACAAGATTGCTTCCTACAGCAGCCTGCGGGAGGCCGGGGGCGGCCCCAACACCGCCTCCGCAGAGGCCACCCTGCCGAGGTGGCGGGCGGGTGAGCAGGCCCAGCCCCCAGGGGACCAGGAGCCTGAGGCTGTGCTGGCCATGCTCAGGTCCCTAGACCTGGAGGGCCTGCGGAGCACGCTGGCCGAGAGCAGCGACCACGTGGAGAAGAGTCCCCAGTCCCTCCTGCAGGACATGCTGGCCACGGGAGGCTTCCTGCAGGGGGACGAGGCCGACTGCTACTGA
- the BRAT1 gene encoding BRCA1-associated ATM activator 1 isoform X8, translating into MDPECAQLLPALCAVLVDPRQPVADDTCLEKLLDWFNTVTEGGAVDTIFSLQGDSSLFVASAASQLLVHVLALSMRGGAEGQLCLPGGDWPACAQKIMDHVEESLCSAATAKVTQALNVLTTTFGRCQSPWTEALWVRLSPRVACLLERDPIPAAHSFVDLLLCVARSPVFSSSDGGLWETVARALSCLGPTHMGPLALGILKLEHCPQALRTQAFQVLLQPLACVLKATVQAPGPPGLLDGTADDATTVDTLLASKSSCAGLLCRTLAHLEELQPLPQRPSPWPQACLLGATVTVLRLCDGSAAPASSVGGHLCGTLAGCVRVQRAALDFLGTLSQGTGPQELVTQALAVLLECLESPGSSPTVLKKAFQATLRWLLSSPKTPGCSDLSPLIPQFLRELFPVLQKRLCHPCWEVRDSALEFLTQLSSHWGGQADFRCALLASEVPELALQLLQDPESYVRASAVTAMGQLSSQGLHAPTSPEHAEARQSLFLELLHILSVDSEGFPRRAVMQVFTEWLRDGHADAAQDTEQFVATVLQAASRDLDWEVRAQGLELALVFLGQTLGPPRTHCPYAVALPEVAPAQPLTEALRALCHVGLFDFAFCALFDCDRPVAQKSCDLLLFLRDKIASYSSLREAGGGPNTASAEATLPRWRAGEQAQPPGDQEPEAVLAMLRSLDLEGLRSTLAESSDHVEKSPQSLLQDMLATGGFLQGDEADCY; encoded by the exons GTGCGGTCGACACCATCTTCTCCCTGCAGGGAGACTCCAGCCTGTTTGTGGCCTCGGCGGCCAGTCAGCTCCTGGTGCACGTCCTGGCTTTGTCCATGCGAGGTGGAGCCGAGGGGCAGCTCTGCCTGCCGGGGGGTGACTGGCCCGCGTGTGCCCAGAAGATCATGGATCACGTTGAAGAGTCCTTGTGCTCCGCGGCCACCGCCAAGGTCACTCAGGCCCTGAACGTCCTGACCACGACCTTCGGGCGCTGCCAGAGCCCCTGGACGGAAGCCCTGTGGGTGCGGCTGAGTCCCCGCGTGGCCTGTCTGCTGGAGAGAGACCCCATCCCCGCCGCACACTCGTTCGTGGACCTGCTTCTCTGTGTGGCTCG TTCTCCCGTGTTCAGTTCTTCCGACGGCGGCCTGTGGGAGACAGTGGCGCGGGCTCTGAGCTGCCTGGGTCCCACCCACATGGGACCCCTGGCTTTGGGGATCCTGAAGCTCGAGCACTG TCCACAGGCACTGAGGACCCAGGCCTTCCAGGTCCTTCTCCAGCCCCTGGCCTGTGTCCTGAAGGCCACAGTTCAGGCCCCCGGACCCCCAG GCTTGCTGGACGGGACGGCAGACGATGCCACGACGGTGGACACACTCCTGGCCTCCAAGTCGTCCTGCGCGGGCCTCCTGTGCCGCACCCTGGCTCACCTGGAGGAGCTGCAGCCGCTG CCCCAGCGCCCTTCACCGTGGCCCCAGGCGTGCCTACTGGGGGCTACAGTGACTGTCCTGCGGCTCTGTGACGGCTCGGCTGCCCCTGCCTCCAGTGTGGGGGGCCACCTCTGTGGGACCCTGGCGGGCTGCGTCCGGGTCCAGCGAGCAGCCCTCGACTTCCTGGGGACGCTGTCACAGGGGACAG GCCCCCAGGAGCTGGTGACGCAGGCGCTTGCTGTCCTCCTGGAGTGCCTCGAGAGCCCCGGCTCCAGCCCCACG GTTCTGAAGAAGGCCTTCCAGGCCACGCTCAGGTGGCTCCTGAGCTCACCCAAGACCCCCGGCTGCTCTGATCTCAGCCCCCTCATCCCGCAGTTCCTCAGAG AGCTGTTCCCTGTGCTGCAGAAACGCCTGTgccacccctgctgggaggtgagggACTCTGCCCTCGAGTTCCTGACCCAGCTGAGCAGCCACTGGGGAG GACAGGCCGACTTCAGATGCGCACTCTTGGCTTCAGAGGTGCCTGAGCTGGCCCTGCAGCTCCTCCAGGACCCTGAGAGTTATGTCCGAGCGAGCGCAGTGACCGCCATGGGGCAGCTGTCCAGCCAGGGCCTGCACGCCCCCACCAGCCCTGAGCATGCAGAGGCCCGGCAG AGCCTGTTCCTGGAGCTCCTGCACATCCTCTCCGTAGACTCGGAGGGCTTCCCACGGCGGGCGGTCATGCAAGTCTTCACTGAGTGGCTGCGGGACGGCCACGCCGACGCCGCCCAGGACACGGAGCAGTTCGTGGCCACTGTGCTGCAGGCGGCGAGCCGGGACCTGGACTGGGAGGTCCGTGCCCAGGGCCTGGAGCTGGCCCTCGTGTTCCTGGGCCAGACTTTGGGGCCGCCGCGTACCCACTGCCCCTATGCCGTGGCCCTACCCGAGGTGGCCCCAGCCCAGCCACTCACCGAGGCACTGAGGGCTCTCTGCCACGTGGGGCTCTTTGACTTCGCCTTTTGTGCCTTGTTTGACTGCGACCGCCCTGTGGCGCAGAAGTCTTGTGACCTCCTTCTCTTCCTGAGGGACAAGATTGCTTCCTACAGCAGCCTGCGGGAGGCCGGGGGCGGCCCCAACACCGCCTCCGCAGAGGCCACCCTGCCGAGGTGGCGGGCGGGTGAGCAGGCCCAGCCCCCAGGGGACCAGGAGCCTGAGGCTGTGCTGGCCATGCTCAGGTCCCTAGACCTGGAGGGCCTGCGGAGCACGCTGGCCGAGAGCAGCGACCACGTGGAGAAGAGTCCCCAGTCCCTCCTGCAGGACATGCTGGCCACGGGAGGCTTCCTGCAGGGGGACGAGGCCGACTGCTACTGA
- the BRAT1 gene encoding BRCA1-associated ATM activator 1 isoform X5, giving the protein MTPVWRSCWTGLTRSLKEIQGLAMLFSCLGLPKCWDYRVQCRAAAGAPLPGGAAVPCAESRGPGSRGPLLLTPPGRNLRSPGKLLPVSSGAVDTIFSLQGDSSLFVASAASQLLVHVLALSMRGGAEGQLCLPGGDWPACAQKIMDHVEESLCSAATAKVTQALNVLTTTFGRCQSPWTEALWVRLSPRVACLLERDPIPAAHSFVDLLLCVARSPVFSSSDGGLWETVARALSCLGPTHMGPLALGILKLEHCPQALRTQAFQVLLQPLACVLKATVQAPGPPGLLDGTADDATTVDTLLASKSSCAGLLCRTLAHLEELQPLPQRPSPWPQACLLGATVTVLRLCDGSAAPASSVGGHLCGTLAGCVRVQRAALDFLGTLSQGTGPQELVTQALAVLLECLESPGSSPTASADGAFTQGHRAAAQRASRRSPPYLLQVLKKAFQATLRWLLSSPKTPGCSDLSPLIPQFLRELFPVLQKRLCHPCWEVRDSALEFLTQLSSHWGGQADFRCALLASEVPELALQLLQDPESYVRASAVTAMGQLSSQGLHAPTSPEHAEARQSLFLELLHILSVDSEGFPRRAVMQVFTEWLRDGHADAAQDTEQFVATVLQAASRDLDWEVRAQGLELALVFLGQTLGPPRTHCPYAVALPEVAPAQPLTEALRALCHVGLFDFAFCALFDCDRPVAQKSCDLLLFLRDKIASYSSLREAGGGPNTASAEATLPRWRAGEQAQPPGDQEPEAVLAMLRSLDLEGLRSTLAESSDHVEKSPQSLLQDMLATGGFLQGDEADCY; this is encoded by the exons atacagggtcttgctatgttgttctcctgccttggcctcccaaagtgctgggactacag AGTCCAGTGTCGTGCTGCTGCAGGAGCACCCCTGCCTGGTGGAGCTGCTGTCCCATGTGCTGAAAGTCGAGGACCTGGGTCCCGGGGTCCTCTCCTTCTCACTCCGCCTGGCAGGAACCTTCGCAGCCCAGGAAAACTGCTTCCAGTATCTTCAG GTGCGGTCGACACCATCTTCTCCCTGCAGGGAGACTCCAGCCTGTTTGTGGCCTCGGCGGCCAGTCAGCTCCTGGTGCACGTCCTGGCTTTGTCCATGCGAGGTGGAGCCGAGGGGCAGCTCTGCCTGCCGGGGGGTGACTGGCCCGCGTGTGCCCAGAAGATCATGGATCACGTTGAAGAGTCCTTGTGCTCCGCGGCCACCGCCAAGGTCACTCAGGCCCTGAACGTCCTGACCACGACCTTCGGGCGCTGCCAGAGCCCCTGGACGGAAGCCCTGTGGGTGCGGCTGAGTCCCCGCGTGGCCTGTCTGCTGGAGAGAGACCCCATCCCCGCCGCACACTCGTTCGTGGACCTGCTTCTCTGTGTGGCTCG TTCTCCCGTGTTCAGTTCTTCCGACGGCGGCCTGTGGGAGACAGTGGCGCGGGCTCTGAGCTGCCTGGGTCCCACCCACATGGGACCCCTGGCTTTGGGGATCCTGAAGCTCGAGCACTG TCCACAGGCACTGAGGACCCAGGCCTTCCAGGTCCTTCTCCAGCCCCTGGCCTGTGTCCTGAAGGCCACAGTTCAGGCCCCCGGACCCCCAG GCTTGCTGGACGGGACGGCAGACGATGCCACGACGGTGGACACACTCCTGGCCTCCAAGTCGTCCTGCGCGGGCCTCCTGTGCCGCACCCTGGCTCACCTGGAGGAGCTGCAGCCGCTG CCCCAGCGCCCTTCACCGTGGCCCCAGGCGTGCCTACTGGGGGCTACAGTGACTGTCCTGCGGCTCTGTGACGGCTCGGCTGCCCCTGCCTCCAGTGTGGGGGGCCACCTCTGTGGGACCCTGGCGGGCTGCGTCCGGGTCCAGCGAGCAGCCCTCGACTTCCTGGGGACGCTGTCACAGGGGACAG GCCCCCAGGAGCTGGTGACGCAGGCGCTTGCTGTCCTCCTGGAGTGCCTCGAGAGCCCCGGCTCCAGCCCCACG GCCTCTGCGGATGGGGCCTTCACACAGGGCCACAGAGCTGCTGCTCAGAGAGCTTCACGACGCAG CCCACCCTATCTGCTCCAGGTTCTGAAGAAGGCCTTCCAGGCCACGCTCAGGTGGCTCCTGAGCTCACCCAAGACCCCCGGCTGCTCTGATCTCAGCCCCCTCATCCCGCAGTTCCTCAGAG AGCTGTTCCCTGTGCTGCAGAAACGCCTGTgccacccctgctgggaggtgagggACTCTGCCCTCGAGTTCCTGACCCAGCTGAGCAGCCACTGGGGAG GACAGGCCGACTTCAGATGCGCACTCTTGGCTTCAGAGGTGCCTGAGCTGGCCCTGCAGCTCCTCCAGGACCCTGAGAGTTATGTCCGAGCGAGCGCAGTGACCGCCATGGGGCAGCTGTCCAGCCAGGGCCTGCACGCCCCCACCAGCCCTGAGCATGCAGAGGCCCGGCAG AGCCTGTTCCTGGAGCTCCTGCACATCCTCTCCGTAGACTCGGAGGGCTTCCCACGGCGGGCGGTCATGCAAGTCTTCACTGAGTGGCTGCGGGACGGCCACGCCGACGCCGCCCAGGACACGGAGCAGTTCGTGGCCACTGTGCTGCAGGCGGCGAGCCGGGACCTGGACTGGGAGGTCCGTGCCCAGGGCCTGGAGCTGGCCCTCGTGTTCCTGGGCCAGACTTTGGGGCCGCCGCGTACCCACTGCCCCTATGCCGTGGCCCTACCCGAGGTGGCCCCAGCCCAGCCACTCACCGAGGCACTGAGGGCTCTCTGCCACGTGGGGCTCTTTGACTTCGCCTTTTGTGCCTTGTTTGACTGCGACCGCCCTGTGGCGCAGAAGTCTTGTGACCTCCTTCTCTTCCTGAGGGACAAGATTGCTTCCTACAGCAGCCTGCGGGAGGCCGGGGGCGGCCCCAACACCGCCTCCGCAGAGGCCACCCTGCCGAGGTGGCGGGCGGGTGAGCAGGCCCAGCCCCCAGGGGACCAGGAGCCTGAGGCTGTGCTGGCCATGCTCAGGTCCCTAGACCTGGAGGGCCTGCGGAGCACGCTGGCCGAGAGCAGCGACCACGTGGAGAAGAGTCCCCAGTCCCTCCTGCAGGACATGCTGGCCACGGGAGGCTTCCTGCAGGGGGACGAGGCCGACTGCTACTGA